From the genome of Candidatus Dormiibacterota bacterium, one region includes:
- a CDS encoding M23 family metallopeptidase has protein sequence MIRALLLATAAAAILGAAGLGVAGAGAALRGVPEGGFADPVLGAVVSQPYGCTALAIEPASRGCAAGHFHSGVDLAAPAGTPVRATLAGVARVVVAAGGYGLHVVLDHGDGLSSLYGHLSAVAVADGDEVAAGEVVGAVGSTGNSTGPHLHFEIRRDGLPEDPSLDLTQGSAAPRHGEPSWSTESSSSAISPATPRASPPAHR, from the coding sequence GTGATCCGCGCCCTGCTCCTCGCCACCGCCGCCGCCGCGATCCTCGGCGCCGCCGGGCTGGGCGTCGCCGGGGCGGGCGCCGCGCTGCGCGGCGTGCCCGAGGGCGGCTTCGCCGACCCCGTCCTCGGCGCGGTGGTGAGCCAGCCGTACGGCTGCACCGCCCTCGCCATCGAGCCGGCCAGCCGCGGCTGCGCCGCCGGCCACTTCCACAGCGGCGTCGACCTCGCCGCGCCGGCCGGCACCCCGGTGCGCGCCACCCTCGCCGGGGTGGCCCGGGTGGTGGTGGCGGCGGGCGGCTACGGCCTCCACGTCGTGCTCGACCACGGCGACGGCCTCAGCAGCCTCTACGGCCACCTCAGCGCCGTGGCGGTCGCCGACGGCGACGAGGTCGCGGCCGGCGAGGTCGTCGGCGCGGTCGGCTCCACCGGCAACTCGACCGGGCCGCACCTCCACTTCGAGATCCGCCGCGACGGCCTCCCCGAGGACCCGTCGCTCGACCTCACCCAGGGGAGCGCCGCTCCCCGCCACGGAGAACCGTCATGGTCAACCGAGTCATCCTCATCGGCAATCTCACCCGCGACGCCGAGAGCATCGCCGCCCGCTCACCGATGA